In a single window of the Gossypium hirsutum isolate 1008001.06 chromosome D02, Gossypium_hirsutum_v2.1, whole genome shotgun sequence genome:
- the LOC107910327 gene encoding uncharacterized protein: LPKLIGNISPKELDFECTDLSIWKEALSSYKSRIQSLNKPNLISLDEFYTHDLPSLLRQRNPNPFITTAELSRLMQWKLTRGKLRPRLLNFVSSLDDSSVQSVSQKAFLSLPDISKAISQLTVLKGVGPATASAVLAAYAPETAPFMSDEAMVAALGSSKDYSLKQYLLFVEKLQSKSKELSSMGDSFKPSDVERALWSSAVGVKLQSSQTAPDNKIKGSNKRKRKH, encoded by the exons CTGCCTAAGTTGATAGGAAATATTTCCCCAaaggaactggattttgagtgcACTGATTTGAGCATTTGGAAAGAAGCTCTCTCCTCCTACAAATCTCGAATCCAATCTCTAAACAAGCCTAATTTGATTTCTCTTGACGAATTTTACACCCACGATCTTCCCTCTCTTCTCCGCCAACGAAACCCTAACCCTTTCATTACCACCGCCGAACTCTCCCGCCTCATGCAGTGGAAGCTCACTCGCGGCAAATTGAGGCCTCGTTTGTTAAACTTTGTTTCCTCTTTGGACGACTCTTCTGTCCAATCCGTTTCTCAAAAGGCTTTCCTCTCCCTTCCCGACATCTCCAAAGCCATCTCCCAGCTTACGGTTTTGAAAGGAGTCGGCCCCGCTACTGCCTCCGCTGTTCTCGCCGCCTACGCTCCTGAAACGGCGCCATTTATGTCCGACGAG GCTATGGTGGCTGCGCTTGGAAGCTCCAAAGATTATTCGTTAAAACAATACTTGTTATTTGTGGAAAAACTACAGAGCAAATCTAAG GAACTAAGTTCAATGGGTGACTCCTTCAAACCTTCGGATGTAGAAAGGGCTTTGTGGAGTTCAGCTGTAGGCGTAAAGTTGCAGTCTTCACAGACAGCTCCGGACAACAAGATCAAAGGAAGcaacaaaagaaagagaaaacattGA
- the LOC107908345 gene encoding amino acid transporter AVT6B: MKLIVRKSLMFCSSLYIATSFFGVVLFGNHILDDVLANFDGDLGIPYSSLLDDLIRVSYGLHLMLVFPIVFSSLRLNVDGLLFPYAIPIAFSEKRFFSMTVALMGFIFMGANFIPSIWDAFQFTDATAAACVGSIFPAAITLRDTNGIATKKDRLISWMMIFLAVSTSTVAVTSDIYGILTVDKGVIT, from the exons ATGAAGTTAATTGTTAGGAAGTCCCTCATGTTTTGCTCTTCTCTCTACATTGCCACCAGCTTCTTCGGAGTAGTTCTGTTCGGAAATCATATTTTGGATGATGTGCTTGCCAATTTTGATGGTGATCTTGGAATTCCGTATAGCTCGTTGCTCGATGATTTGATCAGAGTGAGCTACGGGCTTCACTTGATGCTTGTTTTCCCAATTGTGTTTTCCTCCCTTCGTCTCAACGTAGATGGTCTTCTATTTCCCTATGCCATTCCTATTGCCTTTTCCGAAAAGAGGTTCTTCTCAATGACAGTAGCTCTTATGGGTTTTATCTTTATGGGAGCCAACTTTATTCCTAGCATCTGGGATGCCTTCCAGTTCACTGATGCAACCGCTGCAGCTTGTGTTGGTTCTATCTTTCCAGCTGCCATCACCCTTAG GGACACCAATGGAATTGCAACAAAGAAAGATAGACTAATATCATGGATGATGATCTTTCTTGCCGTCTCAACAAGCACAGTGGCTGTGACAAgtgacatttatggcattttaACAGTTGACAAAGGAGTTATAACCTGA